From Planctomycetota bacterium, one genomic window encodes:
- a CDS encoding inositol oxygenase, with product MDDARPLGSLDEWEEDLLRRYPEPSGAVAAKPGAAFRDYAAGARASVRRFYELNHRHQTVDFVRAKRGEYLGRGKMRMGIWEAMEYLNQLVDDSDPDLDLPQIEHLLQTAEAVRATGRPDWYVLAGLVHDLGKILCIWGEPQWAVVGDTFPVGCRFSEAIVFPEFFAANPDSARPEYQTELGIYSEGCGLDAVLLSWGHDEYLYHVVKPYLPTPALAMIRWHSCYPIHREGAYARFLTDGDRALLRWVRDFNQFDLYTKRDQRMDVAALRPYYEDLIGRYFPPSLAW from the coding sequence ATGGACGACGCTCGCCCCCTCGGCAGTCTCGACGAATGGGAGGAGGACCTCCTGCGCCGCTACCCGGAGCCGTCCGGTGCGGTCGCCGCCAAGCCAGGCGCCGCGTTTCGCGACTACGCCGCCGGCGCGCGGGCGAGCGTGCGCCGGTTCTACGAGCTCAACCACCGTCACCAGACGGTCGACTTCGTCCGCGCCAAGCGCGGAGAATACCTCGGCCGCGGCAAGATGCGGATGGGGATCTGGGAGGCGATGGAGTACCTCAACCAGCTCGTCGACGACAGCGATCCCGACCTCGACCTCCCGCAGATCGAACACCTCCTCCAGACCGCCGAGGCGGTCCGCGCCACCGGCCGCCCCGACTGGTATGTCCTCGCCGGCCTCGTCCACGACCTCGGCAAGATCCTCTGCATCTGGGGCGAGCCACAGTGGGCCGTGGTCGGCGACACCTTCCCGGTCGGCTGCCGGTTCTCCGAGGCGATCGTGTTTCCCGAGTTCTTCGCCGCCAACCCCGACTCGGCCCGACCGGAATACCAGACGGAACTGGGCATCTACTCGGAGGGCTGCGGGCTCGACGCGGTCCTCCTCTCCTGGGGCCACGACGAATACCTCTACCACGTCGTCAAGCCCTACCTCCCCACGCCGGCGCTGGCGATGATCCGCTGGCACTCCTGCTACCCGATCCACCGCGAAGGGGCCTACGCGCGGTTCCTCACCGACGGCGACCGCGCCCTGCTCCGCTGGGTGCGCGATTTCAACCAGTTCGACCTGTACACGAAGCGCGACCAGCGGATGGACGTCGCGGCGCTACGGCCCTACTACGAAGACCTGATCGGCCGCTACTTCCCTCCGAGCCTCGCCTGGTGA
- a CDS encoding CPBP family intramembrane metalloprotease: MQQLEQPLDQAGSPVVAGLWVAAALASLVVGWALAARLRRGLPLLAARIAPPARWSGVDVAAVFATVIVTQVLAAAVVPEDAPLSSRLAASIVGMTVAALVGLWHLRSRGATWDELGMTVADWRHDLRLAVIGLGLVLWPLLALATLLDRIQPYAHPIIDYVSTHRDPAAIALVILSAVVVAPLVEEFLFRRVLQGWLVERFGGDAGAAICLQALAFGLAHAGQGLAPVPLALFGMVLGGIVFRTGSLLPAVVLHGLFNAASIALVLAGGGPVKG, from the coding sequence ATGCAGCAGCTCGAACAACCTCTCGACCAAGCGGGTTCGCCGGTCGTCGCCGGCCTCTGGGTCGCCGCGGCGCTGGCGAGCCTCGTCGTCGGCTGGGCGCTGGCGGCGCGGCTCCGTCGCGGTCTGCCGCTCCTCGCGGCGCGGATCGCGCCACCGGCGCGGTGGAGCGGCGTTGACGTGGCGGCGGTGTTCGCCACGGTGATCGTCACCCAGGTGCTCGCCGCCGCGGTCGTGCCCGAAGACGCGCCGCTGTCGTCGCGCTTGGCGGCGAGCATCGTCGGGATGACGGTGGCGGCGCTGGTCGGCTTGTGGCACCTGCGCTCGCGCGGGGCGACGTGGGACGAGCTGGGGATGACGGTGGCCGACTGGCGGCACGACCTGCGGCTCGCCGTGATCGGCTTGGGGCTGGTGTTGTGGCCGCTGCTGGCGCTGGCCACGCTCCTCGACCGGATCCAGCCCTATGCCCACCCGATCATCGACTACGTCTCCACCCATCGAGATCCCGCGGCGATCGCGCTGGTGATCCTGTCGGCAGTGGTCGTCGCCCCGCTGGTCGAGGAGTTTCTCTTCCGCCGGGTGTTGCAGGGCTGGCTCGTCGAGCGCTTCGGCGGTGATGCCGGGGCGGCGATCTGCCTCCAGGCGCTGGCCTTCGGCCTCGCCCATGCCGGGCAGGGACTGGCGCCGGTGCCGCTGGCACTGTTCGGGATGGTGTTGGGGGGGATCGTGTTCCGCACCGGTTCGCTTCTGCCGGCCGTCGTCCTGCACGGGCTGTTCAACGCCGCCAGCATCGCTCTGGTCCTCGCCGGTGGCGGGCCGGTCAAGGGCTGA
- the rimO gene encoding 30S ribosomal protein S12 methylthiotransferase RimO → MTQLPIVEQQAGAGTLAAGPAGAPGPARGTYAIVSLGCPKNLVDTERMLGLLRDDGWRLVAEPRGADLVVVNTCAFLEASRQESYGVIREMVDLKRGGGTRGVVVAGCLAERQREALLDEVPGVDAVIGVFSRDEIARTADRLVGGLGEQRSVFRPAPARALDDSNRLRVTPRHVAYLKISEGCDRTCTFCSIPRMRGKHASKPIEAVVREAEELAADGVKELVIVAQDTTFYGIDIDGQPRLAELLGALEGVAGIEWIRLMYLYPIHFTPALVDRIAASSRILPYLDLPLQHAADPVLKRMQRRVTKGAIEDLLGALRARIPDLVLRTTFITGFPGETRGQFEELLAFVERWRFERLGVFPYSLEADTPSAKLDGHLPEAEKLARRDELMALQRSIAHDHAGRQVGRTLDVIVDGPSGQRDDVWIGRSKGDAPDIDCTVYVTAPGSSPRRPLTGRILPVEIVASSGYDLAGIPADG, encoded by the coding sequence ATGACCCAACTTCCGATCGTCGAGCAGCAGGCAGGGGCAGGGACGCTCGCCGCCGGCCCCGCCGGCGCCCCCGGGCCCGCGCGCGGCACCTACGCGATCGTCAGCCTCGGCTGCCCCAAGAACCTCGTCGACACCGAGCGGATGCTCGGGCTGCTCCGCGACGACGGCTGGCGGCTGGTCGCGGAGCCGCGTGGAGCCGACCTCGTCGTCGTCAACACCTGCGCGTTCCTCGAGGCGTCGCGCCAGGAGTCGTACGGCGTGATCCGCGAGATGGTGGATCTCAAGCGCGGCGGCGGCACGCGCGGCGTGGTCGTGGCCGGCTGCCTCGCCGAGCGGCAGCGCGAGGCGCTCCTCGACGAGGTGCCGGGAGTGGACGCCGTGATCGGCGTCTTCTCGCGCGACGAGATCGCGCGCACCGCCGACCGGCTCGTGGGCGGCCTTGGCGAGCAGCGGAGCGTGTTCCGGCCGGCGCCGGCCCGGGCCCTCGACGACTCCAACCGGCTCCGCGTCACGCCGCGGCATGTCGCCTACCTGAAGATCTCCGAGGGCTGCGACCGGACCTGCACGTTCTGCTCGATCCCGCGGATGCGCGGCAAGCATGCCAGCAAGCCGATCGAGGCGGTCGTCCGCGAGGCGGAGGAGCTGGCCGCCGACGGCGTCAAGGAGCTGGTGATCGTCGCCCAGGACACGACCTTCTACGGCATCGACATCGACGGCCAGCCACGCCTCGCCGAGCTGCTCGGGGCCCTCGAGGGGGTCGCCGGGATCGAGTGGATCCGGCTGATGTACCTGTACCCGATCCATTTCACGCCGGCGCTCGTCGACCGGATCGCGGCCAGCTCCCGGATCCTCCCCTACCTCGACCTGCCGCTCCAGCATGCCGCCGACCCGGTGCTCAAGCGGATGCAGCGGCGCGTCACGAAGGGCGCCATCGAGGACCTGCTCGGTGCCCTCCGAGCGCGAATCCCGGACCTCGTCCTCCGGACGACGTTCATCACCGGGTTTCCCGGCGAGACGCGCGGGCAATTCGAGGAGTTGTTGGCGTTCGTCGAGCGCTGGCGGTTCGAGCGGCTCGGCGTGTTTCCCTACTCGCTCGAGGCCGACACGCCGTCGGCGAAGCTCGATGGCCACCTCCCCGAGGCGGAGAAGCTGGCGCGGCGCGACGAACTGATGGCGCTGCAGCGCTCGATCGCCCACGACCATGCCGGCCGGCAGGTGGGGCGGACGCTCGACGTGATCGTCGACGGCCCGTCGGGCCAGCGCGACGACGTCTGGATCGGACGCTCGAAGGGAGACGCCCCCGACATCGATTGCACGGTCTACGTGACGGCCCCGGGAAGCTCGCCGCGCCGGCCGCTCACGGGGCGGATCCTGCCGGTCGAGATCGTCGCCTCCTCCGGCTACGACCTCGCCGGCATCCCCGCCGACGGCTGA
- the pgsA gene encoding CDP-diacylglycerol--glycerol-3-phosphate 3-phosphatidyltransferase, with product MPSSPPPPDDLDRVWTVPNLLSAARLVASLALFAVIEAGMAGAAFWLFVVTAATDWVDGWWARTFHQVSRLGRIADPLVDKVLVCGVWILLAGRDGSAIAPWMAVVVVVRELLVTALRAELERSGHDFSAGWSGKAKMLLQCLAAAAELARRMGPAAWGGFDPTALATIAVWAAVVATIWSGGEYLARAATVLMPRRGP from the coding sequence ATGCCGTCGTCGCCCCCGCCGCCGGACGATCTCGACCGCGTCTGGACGGTTCCCAACCTCCTCTCCGCCGCGCGGCTCGTGGCGTCGCTGGCGCTGTTCGCGGTCATCGAGGCGGGGATGGCGGGAGCGGCGTTCTGGCTGTTCGTCGTCACCGCCGCGACCGACTGGGTCGACGGCTGGTGGGCGCGGACGTTCCACCAGGTGAGCCGGCTGGGGCGGATCGCCGATCCGCTCGTCGACAAGGTGCTCGTCTGCGGGGTGTGGATCCTGCTCGCCGGGCGCGACGGCTCGGCGATCGCCCCGTGGATGGCGGTCGTGGTCGTGGTCCGCGAGCTGCTCGTCACCGCCCTCCGCGCCGAACTGGAGCGCTCGGGGCACGATTTCTCCGCCGGCTGGTCGGGAAAGGCGAAGATGCTGCTGCAGTGCCTGGCCGCGGCGGCCGAACTGGCGCGGCGGATGGGGCCGGCGGCCTGGGGTGGTTTCGATCCGACGGCCCTCGCGACGATCGCCGTCTGGGCGGCGGTGGTGGCGACGATCTGGTCGGGGGGCGAGTACCTGGCGCGGGCGGCGACGGTGCTCATGCCGCGGCGCGGGCCCTGA